From the Aspergillus puulaauensis MK2 DNA, chromosome 1, nearly complete sequence genome, the window TCCACTGAGGAGCGCTTCAACACCCACCCCCAGATCATCGAGGATCTCAAAGCAAAGGCCAAGAAACTTGGTCTATGGAATATGTTCCTTCCCAAGAACCATTTTGCCAAGCACGGCGCTGAGTACAGTAATCTGGAGTATGGGCTCATGGCCGAGTATCTGGGCCGCAGTCTAACTGCCAGCGAGGCGACGAACTGCGCCGCGCCAGATACCGGCAATATGGAGGTCTTCGCGAAATATGGCAccgaggagcagaagaagaagtggctGGTGCCGttgctggatggggagatTCGATCGGGGTTCTTGATGACGGAGCCGCAAGTTGCTAGTAGTGATGCTACGAATATTGAGCTCCGCATGACGAAGGACGGAGATTATTTCGTTCTTAATGGCCAAGTAATAACGCCCTCACCTGCTTCTTTATTGACGTACTGACGAAATATGATAGAAATGGTGGGCAAGTGGCACTGGTGATCTTCGGACAAAGGTCTTTCTCGTCATGGGAAAATCAGACCCGGCAAACCCAGACAAATATAAGCAGCAGACCGTTATTGCCGTATCTGCTGATACTCCAGGAATCACAACGAAGCGCATGCTTTCTGTGTTGGGCTACGACGATGCTCCCCACGGACATGGGCACATATTCTTTGATAACGTGCGCGTCCACAAGAGCAATGTCATCTTAGGCGAAGGCCGCGGCTTCGAGGTAGTCCAGGGCCGCCTTGGACCTGGTCGAATCCACCACGCAATGCGATCAGTAGGAGGGGTAAGGGaactctttttttcccccttcttcaatCCGTTTTTATATAGATCGACACTGACGAGGTGCTCACTTTTGATAGGCAGAGAAAGCTCTGGAATACTTCCTGGCGCGGATCAACGATCCTCGAAAGAGGCCATTTGGCAAACAATTGAGCGAGCATGGAATAATGTTGGAACGCATTGCTAGGTCGCGGATTGAGATCGACTCCGCTCGTCTCTCAGTGCTCAATGCTGCCATCATGGTCGACCAAGGAGGCGCCAAACACGCACTCAAAGAGATCGCCGAGGTCAAGGTGCAAGTCCCCCGTATGTTGACTGAGATTATAGACCGTGCAATCCAGGCATATGGAGCTGGTGGCGTGTCTCAAGATACTCCGCTGGCCAACATGTACTCGGGGGCACGGACTATGAGAATTGTCGATGGCCCTGACGAGGTGCATATTCTGCAGCTGGGCCGCAATGAAAACAAGCGAGGCAAGGCGTTGCTGGGAAAGATTGAAGcccagaaacagaagacACAGGCCCTGCTCGGCCAGTACAAGGTGGAGTTAACCGATCCATTGCTGCTTGACCGGAAGTCATCAAAACTGTAGACTGGTTCTTAGCTTTACCGGGGCGGTATATTCAATATTTCAACTCCATTCACTTTGTCTGCTTATCAGAATTGCATGTCAGCACATAGTGTATTCGTAGAGTAGAGTAGTTTAAGTAGGGTTGTACTTACATTGGTATAGTTGACGGTTTTGTAGAAGAATCCTCAGATGAATCTAAATATGAGTGGAATAACTATAATGTGAATAGTATTACATACCCATAAAATTTGGCATAGAAGCggctataataataattattgCTCCAGTTTCACCTCTAGTAAAGGCTGTTGTGAAGACTGCCTCTGTTGAGTCTGAGACTACATTGGTCTCTAAAGCGGCACCAGATCTGGCCGAATACGGAAGGGATCCATAGAGCCCGTCATGGTCCTGGAAATTTCTCTAGAAGAGTCATACTTCGCATTTCTCCATCCTTCATATTTTCTGGCCTCCAGCAACAATGCCTCTCATCGAGTCTGATGCGGCCGGCCCGTCGACCGAGCAACCTCAGCGACTGCCTTTTCCACCCGTCACATACTCGCACATTCTACATTGTTCCTACGACTATTGGCAACCAAAGTGGGCAACTCTCTTAACTCCGGATTTCAGCAGAAGTCAAGCCATTAACCTACTTCATTTAATATAGATACCGCGCTCTCGTACCGAAGTCCCGAATCATTCCCTTAACACCCGCTTTCGTTTCCTACCTTCATGCAGACGGAATTGTCCTCCCACCAGAAGATACCCCGCCAACCAACGATGACGATCTCGATGAGTTTTCAGATGATTCCGACGTCGAGGAAGAGTCAGACCCCTCGAAAGACTGGGAGGATATCCATTCCCAAATCAAGTCCACAATCGCGGAGTTGGACGGCAAAGTGACCCCCAAATTAAACTGGAGCGCACCCAAGGACGCCACCTGGATGGCCGCAACAAACGACATGCAATGCCGCACTCCAAATGACAtctacctcctcctcaaaaGCAGCGACTTCATTACCCACGACCTAGAACACCCATTTGACGACTGCGTCCCCGATACTTCCTACTCACCGAGCCCCATGCCCAGTCTCCCGCAGGTCAATTacaacctcatcctccgccaATACgtcaacttcaacccctcACTTGAGTTCCGATGCTTCGTGCGTAACAGGGTGTTACTCTGTATGTGCCAGCGGGACCAGAACCActtcgacttcctcttccccatgCGCGACTCTCTTCGCTCCCGCATCCagtccttcttcgacgaaaAGCTCAAAGACACATTCCCAGACTCAAGCTTCGTCTTCGATGTCTACATCCCACCACCACACCAGCGCGTGTGGCTCATCGATATTAACCCCTGGGCGGAGCGCACAGATCCACTACTATTTAGTTGGCTAGAGGTCCTGCGAATGAAAGACCCAGTCGGTATtcaagaagaggatgacagCGCCGAACAGTTCGTCCGCCTGTCTCTCAACGGAAATAACTCTGATCTacccgaagaagccgaaggcGATACGTCTGggtcagaagaagaagaagcagagcacATAGAAGATGATGACACCCCATTCCTATCGGAATTCCGACTCGTCAAGCGTGACGATCCGGAAGCCTACGCCTTCACAACACCTCAGTACTCAGCGCATAAAATGCCCAAGGAAGTTGTCGACGCCTCGATctctggccctggcggcATGAGTGAATTTCTGGGTCAATGGCAGGATATCATCGCGCGGCAAGCTCAGGAATCAGATACGGAGAGTGATCATTAACTTCCTATGCCTATGCGTGACGACATCTGAACTTGAAAAATGGATATGAAACCACGAAGTTAGCATTTGACGTATCGGAGCACGTTGTTTTAGACGGCGTTTTGTTTATTTGGTGGAGGGAAGTGTGATTCTCAGCATAGCACAATCCAGAGCTCTTGGATTAGAAAGTCCATCTTCATTCCATTCAAACAATACCTGCCAGATATTACACTGGGGTTTCAACACCACCCGAAAATCGTATACCCCTCTAAAGTTTATGTCTCTTCTCCCCCGCAGCCAGCTTCCTGAATTCCTCCTGGGGAATACCAGCCAGGAATCTTTCTAGACCCTGGAATGCCTCGACCGTATTCTGGCGATCCATAAGCTCCCGTCCAGGCCTACGAATCAGCTCCTTAATCCTGATCATTGAGCTCTGGCTCAAATGCGCACCCATCCGttcatcaacctccttcaaAACCTCACCCAAGAACCCCTCCGAGTCCTCTGGCTTCCCGCTCGGCGCCTTGATAACCTTGTTCACGAATCCTGCGCTCACAAGCTCCTCGCACGTAATTCGCTTACTTTGGAGAAGAGCTTCGTTGGCTTTTGCGATACCCAGACGTTCTACGAATGCAGTGGAGGCGCCACCCTCGGCAACGAGGCCGAGTGAAGAGAATGGTGTCAGGAGGAAGGCGTGAGGTGCGGCGTACACGAAGTCAGCCATTCCGACCAGCGCGGCAGAGAGACCCACGGCTGGCCCATTTAGGGCGACGACTAGGATCTTGGAGTGCCGTGAGACGGTGTTTGTTATGTCGATGTTGTTTACGACGAAGCTGCGGACAAGTTCGCGGCGGACGTTGGTTCCCAGGCCGGCGCCGGGGCGGGCGGAGGTTACGTCTGCGCCTCTATTGATAGATTATATACCATTAGCAAATGTGACAGGTCCGATTGAGGTggggtggagatggaaagtACGCTGAGAAGAACCGTCCGTTCCCAGCCAGGACAGTGATAGTAATGTCATCGCGCTTATCGACTTCACGGAGACGCTCGCCGAGCAGATAGTAGTGGTCTCCGGTTAGGGCATTGAGCTTTTTGGGGATGTTGAGAGTGATGATCGCGACGCGATCTTTGTAAGTGAGGGTGATATCTTGTTCTGCGGCCATCTTATCTGCAGCCTTGCGTTGATTGGGTTGGATATGTCCGGCGAATTTGACGATCGCTGGTTTGTTCAATGTTGCAAAGTAGGGAACGTAAACAGGGCAATGGAGAATCAGCCAGCAACTCTCCAGTATTATATGATAGTCGCTTACCGAGCTCAGCTTCTCTGTCAGCTTCCAAACCCCCAGGAGCCGTGGCTGTTGCGGGGAGTGACCGACGAGCCGACAGAGGAGCCGAGGCCCAGTAGGCACTGACTGCTGAGCAGCGGAACGAAGATCTTTTCCATAAACAATGTCAAGATCAGGTGATCACACGTGATCCATATCAGCAGGCGGTCTGGTGGAAGCTGCATCATGTGACCTTCATAATTCAGGCCCTCTCATTGGCAAGCGGGAATATTCAAGTTTATAGGCCGGAGGAGCTTCGGATTCAAGATCGGACCATCGATCAGGAAACGTCTTTCCAAACCCCCATAATCAGCAAAAAGCCAGTCGAAGCCCGCCTGGCGGTGAAACAAATCGCACCCGATTCAATATAAACTATCAACATACTCATTCTCCTCCATACTATCCTGTTTCCGCCACTCCAATCACCTCCGCCCCCGCCGTCTTAATCGACATCAAAAGCCAACCCACGTTACAACAATGTCCACGATCCTCCGCAGACTCCAAGGGGGTAACCTCGAAGTAGTCAAGGTATGACAGCTACTTAACATTTGCCTCCAACGTCACCAATTTCCTCAATATATGCTAACATATCCTTTCTCCAGTTCGGCATGTACGTCCTATTCCCCATCGGCTGGATGTACTACTTCGGAACGAATCTCGACGAGCGCTTCAGCGTACCCGGGTTCTGGCCTACCACAGAGCAGTCACATAAGATCccgctggagaaggaggatatcGATAAGGAGCTGGCGCGCATGCGCATGGCTGATGCGGTGAAGCGGGAGCGACgggagcgggagcgggagATCGAAGCCCAAACGCAGGCTCAGGCCCTGGCGCAGGCGCAGAGTGGGCAGGGTTCAAATTTAGAATGAAGTGATGGGTtgtttgattgattgattgattgactCTTGGGGTGGTTGTATGAATATGGGTTTTGAAAGTTTTGAGCTGGTGAAAAGCTGAATCTACCTTATCCTGTTGATCGGAACGGTAGTGGaggtttttctttttcttttattatgATATATTGTATGTTGGGAGTTTTTGGTTCCTGTTGCTGGTGAGTTACTTTTGTACAGTATGTATAATTGCTCGTTGTACTATAGCACTCTTCTCTGGGCATCTTATGGAGTTGCTATTGGTTTTGACAGGGATTCTTGATTTTTATATTGTTTTTATCAAGATGAGCAGTTGCTATTCCGCCTTAGAACTTTAATATCAGCCGACATGACAGTCTAGACGGTCTAATCCTTCAACAAAACACTCCCACAGCGGGATTGAACGTGATGTTGGACCATACTGGGAAATTTACCAACGAAACAGCACTTGAAAGTCCCTGCTCAACAGTCAAAAGTATAGGATAGCAATAGTCGGCTTAATGCTAGTagaaacgaaagaagaagggggaaaaaacCGAAACGCCTAGGACACGAGCACCGTCTGCACGAATTTCCCAACTCcttgaaagaaaaaaatagcATTCCCACAACGCCAGGAGCAAATCGAGCTAACGATTTCACTTCAGGTCTATGGATGGTGATCATGCAGCTGATACTGCGAAAATTAGGGGCACAGGTATTGAGCCGGTGcaagagggaaaagaaagattAGCGTAATTAAACAGTGCATCAGTCCCCGACTGTATCACAACTAGAAATGAACCGGTCCAATGTCCGCTCGCTGCCGACAACGATGAAAACAAAAGTGACATCCTGGAAAAGCAATTATGTGAATTGAAAAGAGCTCCAGAGTATTACAACTCCGGAACCGTGGCTGCCGTCGCGGCCGTATTCTGTGCCGTCTCATACACCAGCTCTAGAGTCTGCGTGGCACCGTCACGGAAGACTGTACTGATGGCTGCGATGCCGTTTGAAACGAACGGGCGTTCGCCAACCCAGTAGTAGTAAAGGTGGCCGTATATTGTGCGGAGATGATCGGGAAGGTAGACGTAGATCGCGGTAAGGATCATGGAGAGAAGGGTGAGAATAATGGAATCTAGTGGTTGCACAGTCAGTAAATGTAATTGGGAAGATTGTGGAGAGCAAGACATACTGAAAATGAATTTTTCCGTAGGGGTAAGCATGTATACGGCGAAGGTCACCTCATACTGATAGATTTTCAGACGAATCCAGCGCACAAACGCGGCTGCTATCCAGAGAAGAGTCATTGTTTCGAAGTTGTTGACTGTGTGTTGTCTAGGTGTAAGCGAGTGATGCGGTGCGAGGTGGTTTTATCTGAGGTTGTGGTTGCCAGGAGCGTCGGTTCGTGCGTTAGAGGTGAAGCTTGACAAGAAGGTGCAAAGTTGAAAATGAGTAGATCAATTGTAGGCTCGGTTCGATAGCATGGTATTAGGTTAATCGGGTCGCAGGGACAGGTTGAGAAAGTCAACAGGAGGTGGATTTTAAGGATAAGGACGAAAGATTGCGTGTCGATCGTCGCTCGATCCGTTTTGACTTTGAGGCTGCGGATGCGGCGGGGGAGGCAACTCTGAGATCGAAGGAGGTTTCAGACCGAGGGCGAAAAGGAAGTTGAAATTCAAAATACACTTTAACAATAACAACCGGGGAATCTGATTCTGGGCTACGGCGAGAATCTGCTAAGAATAGTCGGGAATTAGTTGAAGTCCAGGTGTCCAGACTCAAGACTCAGAGGCAGACTGCCAGTGGTTCTCAACAGGTCCGGTCCACTCAGGGTCCTGTCAACGATTGGCAGTGCCACTAGTGGAAAGGGGGCAGGCTCTTCAATAGGAGCATCTTCTTGCAAAGCTCTTGACCTGGCTTCTATCACCCTCTCACAGGCTCATCGTCAGATTCTGGGTTGACCCCCATGTTAAAGCATACGTAACCCACCCTTGGCACAACCACACTCTCGAACAGGCGACCACTTGACGAACGAGGAAACATTCCTACGGAGCCCGGGGTAGATATCTAGAACAGTCATGCATACCTCTGTAGATGGCTTAAAATGCCCAATGATGTTCGAGATCTGTGCTCGAATCTCGAACATTTAACTCCTGCATCTTTTATCGCGATAAGAATCCGAGACACCCAACCAAATCCAACGCTTCTCTCCACCTCATCCTTAGcatgaagctgctgcacatTTGGAGTATCAACCTCAGACTAACTAATATCCGATAAAATGAACCTAATCGCCTGACAACGATCATGGTCCGTCCAATACGACAACTACTGCGGCCCATCTCCAACACCGCACTCATCCCCCGGCCTCCTCTCCGCATTGCCACGGTCCCAGTCCCCAAACGACCCATCTCCGCCTCACCACTCCTCTCCAACAAACCCCTCCCCCCGCGCCTGAAGCTCGACGATGCCGACATAACACTCTCCTACCTCAAGGGCACAGGCCCGGGAGGGCAAAAAATTGTATTTCTCCCCCAATTCTCCATTCACACCCACGACCATCGCTAACACCACCCGTCCTGGTCGCAGAACAAAACAAATTCCGCCGTGCAACTAATCCACCGGCCCACCGGCATCGTCGTGAAATCTCAAGCCACGAGATCGCGCGCGCAGAATGAGAAATATGCGCGCCAGATTCTTGCTGATAAGGTCGAGCAAGCCCTGAGGGGTGATCAGAGTCGTGTCGCGCTGAAGGCAGACCGcgagcggaagaagaaagcgagTAAGGTAAAGAAGAGTCGGAGGAAGTATCGGGAGTTAGAAGACGGGAAGAGtgcagaggaggaagtaggggaagaagagaagggggaaCCAGTGTTAGATGGGGATAATGAGCCTGCAACGAAGGAGTCAGGGTGAAACTCTCATGGACTTCTATACCTACTGCAAAGTCCTGGATGTCCGATTTGGCGGATATACTAGGTAGCCTTCGCACACACTACGTGcgtatatcttaatatatattgtaCAGTACAGCATTGTTCTCTATCGGAAATTTGATCCCATACAGATGAAGGGACAGACATtgatattctagaaaatagTCCTATCTAGATGATATAATTCACGCAATATAACTGCCGAGCACTGCCTTCGCCTGGTCCTCTAATCTCTCCTGGGCGAATGCTGAGATTCTTCCACCGTGCTTCTGGTCTGCTTCCTTCAGGCACTTCCCAACCCAGATCTTAAGATCGGCACCCGTGTCCGGCCAAGGGTCTCTGACCTGGGGCCGTATGGTGACAAGAGCTGTGAATCCAACACCAAATGCCATGTCCTCAACGTCATGCTCAGCAATAACATCGTCCTTGCTAGCAGGCAGTGGTGGAAGCTCCAAGAGTTTGAGAAGGGCTTCGCACGTGAAACCCCATCCCTTCTTGTACTTGTTCGCAAAAGCTTCGGAGTTGGCAAGCGTCTTAGTGAATGATAGCACAGCAGTTTTGCGATCCAGTGGGCGCGCAAGCTTTTGTGACTCCGGCAGAATGACGTTCAGGTATAATTGAACATACAGGCTATTTGTAGTCAGTATCTGACTGAATGACAGAGGAATCGACGACAAACTTACCCCTCCTGTACTTTATCGACGATTTGGATTACGAAATCGGCGCTGCATCCCTTGGCATCATTGGCGCACATGAAGTGATAGAAACGCACGAATCGGAGTGTAAGACTCTCTGTTTTATGATTCTGAAGGCGTGTGAGAATGATCTGCATGATATCACCAAAGAACGGTTCCAGTACAGCTCTAGAAATAACGTTAGCGAAGTGTGTTATGTGTATCTTTCAGTAACCAACGTACGATGGAAAGTGCTCAATCACAGCTTCCAGGAGATCAAATCCGTAGCTTTCATTTGTCTTGGATGAAAGTAACTTCTGGAAAATACCAAGCGTGTTGATAAGCTGGTTGttttctagaatatattGGGACCCCCGGCTAATAATCGACGATAAAAGTCGCACGAGCGCGGGGATATTGCCCTTGGACTCCCACACTTGAGGTGCAAGAATAGGGGCAATGAGGCTCTGATAGTATGTTGGCAACGTTCCCGATGGGTTAGCTTCGAGAAGGGCAGCGAAAAGCTGGAAGATGTACGGGACGAATTCTAAGCTCACGTCAGCTTCACTTGTAAACTTCATTGTACATAGATCAAGCATACCTTGTACATCTCCTTGGAGGATGGCGGAGAAAGGAGGGTAGAGAGCCTGCTCAAGTTTATCGGGGTTCGCTGGAGCAGCGTACCTATGACAGTCAATAAACGGTAGGGTTGCAGCGTCCGACAGCCTGAACTTACCGAATAAACGCTCCTATAGTCTCAAAATGATAGTAGTAAAACCTCGGGTTGCTCGGGTTGCTAGCTATCACTTGAGTGATGTTGATCAAGTGCTTCAGCACATTGTCCGTAATAGGGATTACAGCCTCTTTAATCACGATCAAAACCCTCATAGCGCATTTCATGATAAACTCATTCTCCTGCACTTTTTGAGGAGCCGGGTCCTTCTGAATCAAGGAGAAAATATGTTCCAATAGGTCCTTAGCAAGAGGCTTGATCGTGTCTGCTGAGATAATGGGCTGTCCTTGGTTATCGGTGAAATATAGCACGCGTTCAACGGCAATGGCAGAATACGTGTAAACAACAAAGTTGGGAGAAGCAAGGTGATTGACCAATAATGGAAGCACTTCCTGCCATTGTTCCTTTGTCACGAGGCTGCGGAAAAGGTAGAGATACTTGACAGCATCAACCTTGAGAATTGGATGCAAACCATCCCCAGAAACCAAGTCGGCGGCGAGGTGTTTTTGGAAATAGTCGGTGATGCTTATGAGGCTATTAGTTGTCGTGATTCCGTGGCTGGCAGTTGCAGCCCCTTTCGCTGCAATTGCAATAAAAAGGTAGGTTGCGGTATCCTTGGCTTTCCAGTTCAGCTGTGGTGATTTCGTGTACTCATTCAGGTAGTGGTCGATGTATTGCAGAACAGCCTTTGTAACCGACCCTTCAAAGTTCGCGTTCAATTGCTTCAGGAAGTCTGTAGCAGCACGTCGTCTTGTGTCGCTGTCTGATCCCTCGAGATCACGTCGGATAAACTCAATCGGCTCATCCTCGAACAGTTCTTCATCTGAATCACGGAGGCTAACGTTTGGCAAAATGACCTTTTCAATGACCTGAGCCAATGTGCCCTCCGCTTGGAAAACTTGTGCATGCTGAGGCATGCCGGCAATCGAAGTCAAGAACTTTAACGCCCGACTAACAAGAATGTCATACTTTGTTTCCTGCCCAATTGTAGTCAGGAAATTCCACGAGCTCTCCACGAATTGTTGGATGTGCTGCTGAAACTCGTCCCCGTATTTCTGTACCCAGAGCGTTAGGACCTCAAAAATCCCGGCACGAGTAAATTCTAGTTGACCAGATTCGGTATCATCATCAGTGTGAAGCAATTGGTTGTCGTATGTTAGATATTTGAGTAACAGCTGTGCAATCCCACTCATATTTTCTTCGAACATCGGAGGGAGGTCATGGCAAGAAAGGTCATACATCAGCTTAATCATCAAATTAAGTTGAGTGAATCCTTGAACAAGCTGGTCTTTGTTCGACTTGTTCGCTTCGAGATACGCATCGAGTCCCTGCATATAACAATTAGCACTGTCGTGGATTGCAGTTGTGGTGAGAGGAGAAGGGATACCTGGAAAAGAGTCAAGAAAGGATTACCGAATCTCTCAAGGACGTGGTTGATTTCTATGTAAAGTTCATCGGAGCGGAAAAGGGGTCTCCACCTCTTGAAAATCGAATGCGCAACTTGCAAGACACCGATGTTGGCAGCGGGGTTGTCGGGTTGAAGTTTTGAAACAAGGTCCTGGGGGAGTTAGTTTAGCGAAGATCAGGTGCAAAGCTAACTGAATGCCAAATTTACATTAACAAGTGTATTCCACCGCTCCCAGAAGTCACTATCAGCGATGACACTAACAGCTTCTCCTAATTGGGTTTGTATACCCTGCGGCACGGAGATCATCAAGTTGATGAGTTCTTGTTTGATCGTACCCACTACCTCCTGTGGAAGCTTGTAGtttccatcctcatcggtcCAATTCCTTTTGATGAAGTTCTTGAAAAATAGCGCACTTGCCAGGCGAGTATTGTACGGATAGGATTCGGAGGCGGTGATTTGAAGAAGTGATATCGCAAAGCTCGGGTTACTCTCTTCTTGACGAAGAGCGGATTCAGCTAGCACAAGTCAATATCAATTTTAAAAAGCGAGTCATATGACTAGGAATCTGCGAGTTCACCTTGTTTATTCTGTCTGGGGTCCAGACTCGCTGCGAGGAGCTGGGCAACAGCCCCAAGACCATCCGCCATTGTTTGGAGGGGCGATGTGTATTAGCAAAATAGAGAAAGATGCGGAGACAACCGGTGGCCGTTGAAACGTTTGAGCTTTGAAATGGGACAAATTCTGGTACCTccaccaaggtcaaggtaCTCTTTGCAGAAACAATGATGTGCTCAACAACAAAATAGAGCCAGAGGCAAGCTTAATTCCTGGACAGGCAGTTTGTTTGGCGGTTGCTTTGGAATTATTTCTAGGCGGTGAGCGCAGGTCCGCGGGGTTGTTCTGCCAGTCAGGTGACTTCTCCCTTCTGCGGAATCAAACTCTTCCGAACCTCCGCCAGATCAGCAGCCAAATTGGTGCGGAGGGGAAATACCCTCTTGGCGGAGCTCCATTGATGATTCAATTCTGAAGATATCTTGTTCTTTACCCCATCGCCTTAAAGTGCTATCTACAAAGGGGTTGGTTTCTCGCTGGCGCCCGGTGTTCGTCTGTCTTAACCAGTGCaacttcctttctttcttcatgTGCTGGCTCTCCGACTCAGCCTCTCTTGGGTGCTTCGACTCTTATCTCTTGGCATTGGGATTCAAGCCTCATCTTCTTTCAACCTCCTAATGTTACCAACACTTCCTGAACAGCTCTTCATGGTACGTTTGTATGGGTGTTTGATCAGTCTCTGATCCTGCAATGGTCTGCCGCATCCCACTCTTCCCACCCTTTGCCCATGACGCCATTTTAAAGCCTCTTGTCGCTAATCAACAGGCTCTTATCCAGCTCCTTATATAATCCTTTTGACTCACTTGAATCTACCCTATATACTCTCACCCGTCCACTGGGACGCATGCCTCCCGACGATGCTTCATTCCCATCCCGTTCTAAGTATTCAACATCCAGCTTTGCGGGCGTCTTTAGATCATTAAGTGCCTCCCGAGCGAAATCGGTTTCCTCTACGTCACTGCGGGATAGCGGTGACTCTTCCCACCAGCACACAGATGGACACACGGGCTCTTGGGGCACAATAGGGATAGACTCAATGCATCGTGGAAGTGTCGTGTCGAGCTCTTCGGATGCTTCGGGGACGCGGGATTTTGAATCGTCCGTCAAGGTGCTGGCGCAACAGCAAAACCTCAGCCATGCCAGTGACGAAGCAGAACAAGTGGCCAAGTCCTTTCAGTTTTATACTCAGGAGCAAGCTCTAGCGCTTTGGGAAGCCGGGTCGCACTTGATACACCAGGCGGGGTCTTCCGAGGCTCGGCACA encodes:
- the CSE1 gene encoding putative chromosome segregation protein Cse1 (BUSCO:EOG09260OQ8;~COG:U,Y;~EggNog:ENOG410PFCM;~InterPro:IPR016024,IPR011989,IPR001494,IPR005043, IPR013713;~PFAM:PF03810,PF03378,PF08506;~go_function: GO:0005515 - protein binding [Evidence IEA];~go_function: GO:0008536 - Ran GTPase binding [Evidence IEA];~go_process: GO:0006886 - intracellular protein transport [Evidence IEA]); the encoded protein is MADGLGAVAQLLAASLDPRQNKQAESALRQEESNPSFAISLLQITASESYPYNTRLASALFFKNFIKRNWTDEDGNYKLPQEVVGTIKQELINLMISVPQGIQTQLGEAVSVIADSDFWERWNTLVNDLVSKLQPDNPAANIGVLQVAHSIFKRWRPLFRSDELYIEINHVLERFGNPFLTLFQGLDAYLEANKSNKDQLVQGFTQLNLMIKLMYDLSCHDLPPMFEENMSGIAQLLLKYLTYDNQLLHTDDDTESGQLEFTRAGIFEVLTLWVQKYGDEFQQHIQQFVESSWNFLTTIGQETKYDILVSRALKFLTSIAGMPQHAQVFQAEGTLAQVIEKVILPNVSLRDSDEELFEDEPIEFIRRDLEGSDSDTRRRAATDFLKQLNANFEGSVTKAVLQYIDHYLNEYTKSPQLNWKAKDTATYLFIAIAAKGAATASHGITTTNSLISITDYFQKHLAADLVSGDGLHPILKVDAVKYLYLFRSLVTKEQWQEVLPLLVNHLASPNFVVYTYSAIAVERVLYFTDNQGQPIISADTIKPLAKDLLEHIFSLIQKDPAPQKVQENEFIMKCAMRVLIVIKEAVIPITDNVLKHLINITQVIASNPSNPRFYYYHFETIGAFIRYAAPANPDKLEQALYPPFSAILQGDVQEFVPYIFQLFAALLEANPSGTLPTYYQSLIAPILAPQVWESKGNIPALVRLLSSIISRGSQYILENNQLINTLGIFQKLLSSKTNESYGFDLLEAVIEHFPSAVLEPFFGDIMQIILTRLQNHKTESLTLRFVRFYHFMCANDAKGCSADFVIQIVDKVQEGLYVQLYLNVILPESQKLARPLDRKTAVLSFTKTLANSEAFANKYKKGWGFTCEALLKLLELPPLPASKDDVIAEHDVEDMAFGVGFTALVTIRPQVRDPWPDTGADLKIWVGKCLKEADQKHGGRISAFAQERLEDQAKAVLGSYIA